From Oncorhynchus tshawytscha isolate Ot180627B linkage group LG27, Otsh_v2.0, whole genome shotgun sequence, a single genomic window includes:
- the LOC121841113 gene encoding uncharacterized protein LOC121841113 isoform X1 gives MERKALLCIFFLLLPLALVSADIPVLNSISDLRNIEFGHRFPRHGLMLLHFVSGGLYVDNNDVLIPTFLPERGDWGFHYFNNYEELFPPLQDQNRQGYYAVGNINTPTAYPLYPYVTRSYYFTPGNLERNMDRLVVRTSPNRPLLEAVYITQHYRRSSVYDPHSSEYDPHNTYQISPALLQEIRTVIHNRVDSVQAFLYAAGYDVDSMLFTQNCYAPGSTYKVEEAGRITLNDSTAIMKEEVLHTECYAVVLQVKSTESGYARLGWANVPDSLLDVGVMLALFNNNGNNLLSLSLGTRSYGTYDSNQYLNHGLQVKLLSKDGSNVFITGPRYDDADGKVPVGIEGNDASLQLYTKDGYACAQLFISKTFTDWQTDFNYSWVAFYSNHKDASNSYYTYEYAVRFTKQDDTNIKYDIYSYVSSLSIQPGAQARFFLTKTYDSILAETTPWER, from the coding sequence ATGGAAAGAAAAGCCTTGCTTTGCAtcttcttcttgttgctaccACTGGCCTTAGTGTCTGCAGACATACCTGTCCTTAACTCAATAAGTGACCTCAGGAACATCGAGTTTGGCCACAGATTCCCTCGTCATGGCCTAATGCTGCTACACTTTGTCTCTGGCGGCCTATACGTCGATAACAACGATGTACTCATACCAACGTTCTTGCCAGAAAGGGGAGACTGGGGCTTCCATTACTTCAATAACTATGAagaactttttccaccactgcaagaTCAGAACAGACAGGGTTACTACGCAGTCGGGAACATCAACACACCAACAGCATACCCACTCTATCCTTATGTCACTCGCAGCTACTACTTTACCCCaggaaacttagagaggaacatGGACAGGTTAGTTGTCAGAACAAGCCCCAACAGGCCACTGTTAGAGGCAGTCTACATAACACAGCACTATCGAAGAAGCAGTGTGTATGACCCCCATAGCAGTGAGTATGACCCCCATAACACCTACCAAATCAGCCCCGCCCTCCTGCAGGAGATCAGGACCGTCATCCATAACAGGGTGGACAGTGTGCAGGCATTTCTGTACGCTGCCGGCTATGACGTAGACTCCATGCTCTTCACACAGAACTGCTATGCCCCTGGTAGCACATACAAGGTTGAAGAAGCAGGCAGAATAACTCTGAATGATTCCACCGCTATAATGAAAGAGGAAGTGCTACACACAGAGTGCTATGCTGTTGTGCTCCAGGTGAAATCCACAGAAAGTGGGTACGCCCGGCTCGGATGGGCTAATGTCCCTGACAGCCTACTGGATGTGGGCGTGATGCTGGCACTCTTTAATAACAATGGAAAtaatctcttatctctctctcttggcacGCGCAGCTACGGAACCTATGACAGCAACCAGTACCTTAACCACGGCCTACAGGTCAAGCTCCTCTCCAAGGACGGGTCAAATGTCTTCATAACCGGGCCTCGGTATGATGACGCAGACGGGAAGGTTCCTGTTGGCATAGAGGGTAATGACGCCAGTCTGCAGCTCTACACTAAAGACGGCTATGCTTGCGCTCAACTGTTCATCAGTAAGACCTTCACCGATTGGCAGACTGATTTCAATTACTCGTGGGTTGCATTCTACTCCAATCACAAAGATGCTAGTAATTCTTACTATACTTACGAGTACGCTGTCAGATTCACTAAGCAGGATGACACAAACATAAAATATGATATATATTCGTATGTGTCTAGTTTGTCCATTCAACCTGGAGCTCAAGCTCGATTCTTCCTCACGAAAACATACGATAGCATTCTGGCAGAAACTACACCATGGGAAAGGTAA
- the LOC121841113 gene encoding uncharacterized protein LOC121841113 isoform X2, translating into MERKALLCIFFLLLPLALVSADIPVLNSISDLRNIEFGHRFPRHGLMLLHFVSGGLYVDNNDVLIPTFLPERGDWGFHYFNNYEELFPPLQDQNRQGYYAVGNINTPTAYPLYPYVTRSYYFTPGNLERNMDSYGTYDSNQYLNHGLQVKLLSKDGSNVFITGPRYDDADGKVPVGIEGNDASLQLYTKDGYACAQLFISKTFTDWQTDFNYSWVAFYSNHKDASNSYYTYEYAVRFTKQDDTNIKYDIYSYVSSLSIQPGAQARFFLTKTYDSILAETTPWER; encoded by the exons ATGGAAAGAAAAGCCTTGCTTTGCAtcttcttcttgttgctaccACTGGCCTTAGTGTCTGCAGACATACCTGTCCTTAACTCAATAAGTGACCTCAGGAACATCGAGTTTGGCCACAGATTCCCTCGTCATGGCCTAATGCTGCTACACTTTGTCTCTGGCGGCCTATACGTCGATAACAACGATGTACTCATACCAACGTTCTTGCCAGAAAGGGGAGACTGGGGCTTCCATTACTTCAATAACTATGAagaactttttccaccactgcaagaTCAGAACAGACAGGGTTACTACGCAGTCGGGAACATCAACACACCAACAGCATACCCACTCTATCCTTATGTCACTCGCAGCTACTACTTTACCCCaggaaacttagagaggaacatGGACAG CTACGGAACCTATGACAGCAACCAGTACCTTAACCACGGCCTACAGGTCAAGCTCCTCTCCAAGGACGGGTCAAATGTCTTCATAACCGGGCCTCGGTATGATGACGCAGACGGGAAGGTTCCTGTTGGCATAGAGGGTAATGACGCCAGTCTGCAGCTCTACACTAAAGACGGCTATGCTTGCGCTCAACTGTTCATCAGTAAGACCTTCACCGATTGGCAGACTGATTTCAATTACTCGTGGGTTGCATTCTACTCCAATCACAAAGATGCTAGTAATTCTTACTATACTTACGAGTACGCTGTCAGATTCACTAAGCAGGATGACACAAACATAAAATATGATATATATTCGTATGTGTCTAGTTTGTCCATTCAACCTGGAGCTCAAGCTCGATTCTTCCTCACGAAAACATACGATAGCATTCTGGCAGAAACTACACCATGGGAAAGGTAA